The DNA region caatttatagaaattatatttaatcaatttttaattgACTGTGTAAGTGACACCTGGCGAAATTAGTGTGAATGTATTAAAGTCAATGATTTTCTTTGAGTTTAATGCGAACAGGGAGGAATTGGACGATTCTGAACTTGTTGATGAGATTGTCAAAAGTGTTTATGAGAAACTCTTTCCCATGGGAAAAATTGGAATCAACACGAGGCTGCTGGAGTTTGAGAACTTGGTTTGCAAGCAACCATGGGGTATCCGTCGCATAGGAATATGGGGAATGCCTGGCATTGGCAAGACAACGCTTGCTAAGGCAGTTTTTGACCATATATCTGGAAGCTATGAAGCTTCTTGTTTTATCAAACATTTTGACAAAGATTTCCATGAGAAGGGACTTCATTCTTTGTTGGAGGAACATTTTgggaaaattttgaaaaaattgccTTGCCTCCCTAGGGACAAGTTTAACAAGAAGAGAACTCTTGTTGTTCTGGATGATGTGCAGAGTCCGTCAGTTGCCGAGTCTTTCCTCAGAGGGTTTCCTTGGTTTAGCCCGGGAAGCCTAATCATCATAACTTCAAGAGATAAACAAGTGTACCGCCATTGTCAGATAAATCATGTCTATGAGGTTCGGAGCTTAAACGAGAAGGAATCTCTGCAGCTATTCTCTCAGCGTGCATTTGGAGAAGACATAAGAGATCAAGAACTCCTGAAACTGTCAATGGAAGTGATAGATTATGCTAATGGAAATCCATTCGCTCTCAGCTTTTACGGAAAAGAGCTCAAGGGAAAGAAACCGTCAGAAATGAAGACCACGTTCCTCAAACTCAAGCGGCCCACGCCAGATAAGATTCATGATTTATTCAAGAGAAGCTACGAAGAACTTAATGATAGCGAGAAGGACATTTTTCTGGACGTTGCTTGTTTCTTCAATGGAGAAGATGTTGACTATGTTATGCAGCTGCTTGAGGGATGTGGTTTTCTTCCACATGTTGGGATTGATGTTCTTGTGGAGAAGTGTCTGGTGACTATTTCAGACAACAGAGTAAACATGCATAATCTCATCCAAGACTTTGGCCGAGAAATCATCAACGAGAGGCTTAGCAGACTGTGGGAACCTTGGAGCATCAAATCTCTACTTGAAGATGACGAATTCAAAGAAGAACGTGCACTGGTCAGTCATATTCTAGCAAATTTTATAATGCAAAACTATTTTATTAGTTAGCCAACTTATCTGCTTcgcttgtatatatatatatatttcaggaGACTGAAGACATAGAAGGAATATCTCTGGACATATCGAATTTACTCTTTGATGTGAAGCCCACTGCTTTTAATAATATGCTAAGCCTTAGATTACTGAAGATTTATTGTTCCAGTTATGAAAAAGATAGTGGACTCCGCCTTCCAAAAGGACTTGAGTCTCTTCCTAATGAGCTAAGACTTCTCCACTGGGAGAACTATCCTTTGCAATCCTTACCACAAGACTTCGACCCATGCCACCTTGTAGAACTCAATTTGTCTTCCAGTCAGCTTCAGAAACTTTGGGAAGGAACCAAGGTAGGCAAACTACTAATTTAGTCTTTTTTATCAACTTTATGTTTATTCCTTTTTCTAATTATAATGTTCTGTTCAGAATCTCAAGATGTTGAAGATGGTTAAGCTTTGTCATTCCCAGCAGCTGACTGAGATAGACGATATATGTAAAGCTCAAAATATCGAGAAAATAGATCTACAAGGCTGCACAAAGTTGCAGAGGTTTCCAGCCACGGGTCATTTACAGCATCTCCGAGTTGTGAACCTTTCAGACTGCAACGAGATCACAAACTTGCCTGAGCTTTCATCAAATATTGAGGAATTACATCTCCAGGGAACTAGCATAGGAGAGTTACCAGTATCcattctctccctcttcaaaCAAGCTAAGTTGAACCGAGAGCTTTCCAATCTTATAACAAATTACTCAGGTGTTTCAAGTGACTTAGAAGATAGCCTGGTCAGACTCATCGTACCAAATCCGTGCAAACTTGTTTTCCTGAATATGAAATATTGTTCTCATTTGAAGAGACTACCTCAAATGGTTGATATAGAATCTCTTCAAGTTCTTGATCTGTCTGGATGCTCGGAGCTCGAGGTTATCGGGGGTCTCCCAAGCAACCTGAAGGAGCTATATGTTAATGGCACTTCCATAGAAGAACTTCCACAGCTTCCCTTGAGTATAGAAATTTTGAATGCACATGGTTGTGTGTCTCTTATTTCAATTCCTTTTGATTTCAAGCGGCTTCCTAGGTACTACACATTCAGCAATTGCTTTGATCTCTCTCCAGAAGAGGTCAGCGAATTTGTAGAGAACGCTCTGGATAATGTGGAAAGCATTGCCAGAGAGTGTCAGCAggtacctctctctctctctctctcacacacacacacacacacacacacacacacacattgtTGTATCTGATTTATATTGGCTTGCGGCTACAGGAACTCAGCAAATCACTGGCTTTCAGCTTCACTGTGCCTTCACCTACGAGTACATATTTCACATGTGATTTGCAACCAGGCTCTTCCGTGATGATACAGCTGAATTCTTCTAGAAGAAGCACGCTAGGATTTGCTATTTTTGTCCAAGTTTCGTTTTCAGAGGATTACCAAGAGGCTAGTGGTTTCGGAATTAGTTGTGTTTGCAGATGGAAAGACAATAAATGCGTCTCTCATTGGATGGAGAAAAGTTTTCATTGTTGGACTCCAGAGGAAGGTCTTCAGATGGATCACACGTTTGTCTTCTGTGATTTCAATATGCATCCGAGTACTTGTGAAGAAAATGATGACCCTAGTATATTAGCTGGTCTTCTCGTCTTTGAATTCTTTACTCTTAACAAGCAGGAGAAGATTCTAGATGAGAGTTGTACAGTCAAGAAATGTGGAGTCCATGTGTTTACTGCTGCAAGTGAAGATGCGAGTTCCAACATAACTCGGCCGATTACGTCCTCGAATCACCAGCATAAGCTTTTTTATCAGGAAGTTGAGCAAGTGTTGAGGGTCATCTATGATGATTTAGACGAGAAGAATATAAATGTATTTCATTACATCACAAGTCTGTTcaatgatgaggatgatgatttATTGGCAGCGCTTATAGCTAGCATTGGTGTGCGGATTAGTTATGTTCCCGGGGTCTTAGCCAGTAAGTATCTGCTAAAAATATCTCCCCGTGGTATTTCTATGCTACATGGTTTATTACAGAAAATAAGTAGAGAGATTGCACATAAACAATCAGTAgacatggcttcttcttcttcttcttcttcttcttcttgcattTGGAAATACGATATCTTCACAAGTTTCAGTGAGGAAGATGACTGCAGTAATAAAATCAGTCACCTTCTTCCG from Raphanus sativus cultivar WK10039 chromosome 8, ASM80110v3, whole genome shotgun sequence includes:
- the LOC108822348 gene encoding disease resistance protein RRS1B isoform X3, with amino-acid sequence MNPPKSCLRINRRCSKSKIMEDGTKTTPTVYINCIDTLQYSFASHLSMELRRKGISTKFVNSKGTLDVIERASASVVVFSKDCLSSASYLDKLVTVVQCQREKKMLVVPVFYGISPSDVVILEHVSSFLKEQIRALQEIRELLFHQSREELDDSELVDEIVKSVYEKLFPMGKIGINTRLLEFENLVCKQPWGIRRIGIWGMPGIGKTTLAKAVFDHISGSYEASCFIKHFDKDFHEKGLHSLLEEHFGKILKKLPCLPRDKFNKKRTLVVLDDVQSPSVAESFLRGFPWFSPGSLIIITSRDKQVYRHCQINHVYEVRSLNEKESLQLFSQRAFGEDIRDQELLKLSMEVIDYANGNPFALSFYGKELKGKKPSEMKTTFLKLKRPTPDKIHDLFKRSYEELNDSEKDIFLDVACFFNGEDVDYVMQLLEGCGFLPHVGIDVLVEKCLVTISDNRVNMHNLIQDFGREIINERLSRLWEPWSIKSLLEDDEFKEERALETEDIEGISLDISNLLFDVKPTAFNNMLSLRLLKIYCSSYEKDSGLRLPKGLESLPNELRLLHWENYPLQSLPQDFDPCHLVELNLSSSQLQKLWEGTKNLKMLKMVKLCHSQQLTEIDDICKAQNIEKIDLQGCTKLQRFPATGHLQHLRVVNLSDCNEITNLPELSSNIEELHLQGTSIGELPVSILSLFKQAKLNRELSNLITNYSGVSSDLEDSLVRLIVPNPCKLVFLNMKYCSHLKRLPQMVDIESLQVLDLSGCSELEVIGGLPSNLKELYVNGTSIEELPQLPLSIEILNAHGCVSLISIPFDFKRLPRYYTFSNCFDLSPEEVSEFVENALDNVESIARECQQELSKSLAFSFTVPSPTSTYFTCDLQPGSSVMIQLNSSRRSTLGFAIFVQVSFSEDYQEASGFGISCVCRWKDNKCVSHWMEKSFHCWTPEEGLQMDHTFVFCDFNMHPSTCEENDDPSILAGLLVFEFFTLNKQEKILDESCTVKKCGVHVFTAASEDASSNITRPITSSNHQHKLFYQEVEQVLRVIYDDLDEKNINVFHYITSLFNDEDDDLLAALIASIGVRISYVPGVLASKYLLKISPRGISMLHGLLQKISREIAHKQSVDMASSSSSSSSSCIWKYDIFTSFSEEDDCSNKISHLLPKLECKMKRGKSVGPDLVKEIRESKGLIVVLSNNYVSSTRCLDELVEIMKCKEELAQTVVPIFYNVVPSDVREQAGHFGRVFDNTCMGKSEDEKQKWVQALTDVANIARVDAQKRDNEGKMKKNLRHPQTQPSTEAWAWGLGRACQFTGSFFTKESLPALLVSTFYKPWQSSRSILIRVGCAHSFKEYFNISCIFKLVE
- the LOC108822348 gene encoding disease resistance protein RRS1B isoform X4, whose protein sequence is MNPPKSCLRINRRCSKSKIMEDGTKTTPTVYINCIDTLQYSFASHLSMELRRKGISTKFVNSKGTLDVIERASASVVVFSKDCLSSASYLDKLVTVVQCQREKKMLVVPVFYGISPSDVVILEHVSSFLKEQIRALQEIRELLFHQSREELDDSELVDEIVKSVYEKLFPMGKIGINTRLLEFENLVCKQPWGIRRIGIWGMPGIGKTTLAKAVFDHISGSYEASCFIKHFDKDFHEKGLHSLLEEHFGKILKKLPCLPRDKFNKKRTLVVLDDVQSPSVAESFLRGFPWFSPGSLIIITSRDKQVYRHCQINHVYEVRSLNEKESLQLFSQRAFGEDIRDQELLKLSMEVIDYANGNPFALSFYGKELKGKKPSEMKTTFLKLKRPTPDKIHDLFKRSYEELNDSEKDIFLDVACFFNGEDVDYVMQLLEGCGFLPHVGIDVLVEKCLVTISDNRVNMHNLIQDFGREIINERLSRLWEPWSIKSLLEDDEFKEERALETEDIEGISLDISNLLFDVKPTAFNNMLSLRLLKIYCSSYEKDSGLRLPKGLESLPNELRLLHWENYPLQSLPQDFDPCHLVELNLSSSQLQKLWEGTKNLKMLKMVKLCHSQQLTEIDDICKAQNIEKIDLQGCTKLQRFPATGHLQHLRVVNLSDCNEITNLPELSSNIEELHLQGTSIGELPVSILSLFKQAKLNRELSNLITNYSGVSSDLEDSLVRLIVPNPCKLVFLNMKYCSHLKRLPQMVDIESLQVLDLSGCSELEVIGGLPSNLKELYVNGTSIEELPQLPLSIEILNAHGCVSLISIPFDFKRLPRYYTFSNCFDLSPEEVSEFVENALDNVESIARECQQELSKSLAFSFTVPSPTSTYFTCDLQPGSSVMIQLNSSRRSTLGFAIFVQVSFSEDYQEASGFGISCVCRWKDNKCVSHWMEKSFHCWTPEEGLQMDHTFVFCDFNMHPSTCEENDDPSILAGLLVFEFFTLNKQEKILDESCTVKKCGVHVFTAASEDASSNITRPITSSNHQHKLFYQEVEQVLRVIYDDLDEKNINVFHYITSLFNDEDDDLLAALIASIGVRISYVPGVLASKYLLKISPRGISMLHGLLQKISREIAHKQSVDMASSSSSSSSSCIWKYDIFTSFSEEDDCSNKISHLLPKLECKMKRGKSVGPDLVKEIRESKGLIVVLSNNYVSSTRCLDELVEIMKCKEELAQTVVPIFYNVVPSDVREQAGHFGRVFDNTCMGKSEDEKQKWVQALTDVANIARVDAQKRDNEGKMKKNLRHPQTQPSTEAWAWGLGRACQFTGSFFTKESLPALLVSTFYKPWQSSRSYHQRRGKSSA
- the LOC108822348 gene encoding disease resistance protein RRS1B isoform X1 — protein: MNPPKSCLRINRRCSKSKIMEDGTKTTPTVYINCIDTLQYSFASHLSMELRRKGISTKFVNSKGTLDVIERASASVVVFSKDCLSSASYLDKLVTVVQCQREKKMLVVPVFYGISPSDVVILEHVSSFLKEQIRALQEIRELLFHQSREELDDSELVDEIVKSVYEKLFPMGKIGINTRLLEFENLVCKQPWGIRRIGIWGMPGIGKTTLAKAVFDHISGSYEASCFIKHFDKDFHEKGLHSLLEEHFGKILKKLPCLPRDKFNKKRTLVVLDDVQSPSVAESFLRGFPWFSPGSLIIITSRDKQVYRHCQINHVYEVRSLNEKESLQLFSQRAFGEDIRDQELLKLSMEVIDYANGNPFALSFYGKELKGKKPSEMKTTFLKLKRPTPDKIHDLFKRSYEELNDSEKDIFLDVACFFNGEDVDYVMQLLEGCGFLPHVGIDVLVEKCLVTISDNRVNMHNLIQDFGREIINERLSRLWEPWSIKSLLEDDEFKEERALETEDIEGISLDISNLLFDVKPTAFNNMLSLRLLKIYCSSYEKDSGLRLPKGLESLPNELRLLHWENYPLQSLPQDFDPCHLVELNLSSSQLQKLWEGTKNLKMLKMVKLCHSQQLTEIDDICKAQNIEKIDLQGCTKLQRFPATGHLQHLRVVNLSDCNEITNLPELSSNIEELHLQGTSIGELPVSILSLFKQAKLNRELSNLITNYSGVSSDLEDSLVRLIVPNPCKLVFLNMKYCSHLKRLPQMVDIESLQVLDLSGCSELEVIGGLPSNLKELYVNGTSIEELPQLPLSIEILNAHGCVSLISIPFDFKRLPRYYTFSNCFDLSPEEVSEFVENALDNVESIARECQQELSKSLAFSFTVPSPTSTYFTCDLQPGSSVMIQLNSSRRSTLGFAIFVQVSFSEDYQEASGFGISCVCRWKDNKCVSHWMEKSFHCWTPEEGLQMDHTFVFCDFNMHPSTCEENDDPSILAGLLVFEFFTLNKQEKILDESCTVKKCGVHVFTAASEDASSNITRPITSSNHQHKLFYQEVEQVLRVIYDDLDEKNINVFHYITSLFNDEDDDLLAALIASIGVRISYVPGVLASKYLLKISPRGISMLHGLLQKISREIAHKQSVDMASSSSSSSSSCIWKYDIFTSFSEEDDCSNKISHLLPKLECKMKRGKSVGPDLVKEIRESKGLIVVLSNNYVSSTRCLDELVEIMKCKEELAQTVVPIFYNVVPSDVREQAGHFGRVFDNTCMGKSEDEKQKWVQALTDVANIARVDAQKRDNEGKMKKNLRHPQTQPSTEAWAWGLGRACQFTGSFFTKESLPALLVSTFYKPWQSSRSILIRVGCAHSFKIIPSATGQILGVEYSNGGGEEIVFGTSPLQGLPGDFIYKIISLTSPRDAWNVASVSNFFASAAKDDKVWEGFLRPDYSSLIPQSISFSSKEQVYSYLCDHFLIEDGKKSFWLEKESGKGCFMLSARELSIIWGDTQERRERASIKGSTSTDTNEYWQWISIPEARFEKVAVLRDVCWFEVRAKTNSRLLSSGTRYSAYIVFKMRDKCHGFQNTPIEVELSLVGIEPAKRFIYFDDGPTDAMKPEWREDGWMEAELGEFFNEESCDEIELSLKEIEILRWKSGLIIQGIEFRPHR
- the LOC108822348 gene encoding disease resistance protein RRS1B isoform X2, with the protein product MNPPKSCLRINRRCSKSKIMEDGTKTTPTVYINCIDTLQYSFASHLSMELRRKGISTKFVNSKGTLDVIERASASVVVFSKDCLSSASYLDKLVTVVQCQREKKMLVVPVFYGISPSDVVILEHVSSFLKEQIRALQEIRELLFHQSREELDDSELVDEIVKSVYEKLFPMGKIGINTRLLEFENLVCKQPWGIRRIGIWGMPGIGKTTLAKAVFDHISGSYEASCFIKHFDKDFHEKGLHSLLEEHFGKILKKLPCLPRDKFNKKRTLVVLDDVQSPSVAESFLRGFPWFSPGSLIIITSRDKQVYRHCQINHVYEVRSLNEKESLQLFSQRAFGEDIRDQELLKLSMEVIDYANGNPFALSFYGKELKGKKPSEMKTTFLKLKRPTPDKIHDLFKRSYEELNDSEKDIFLDVACFFNGEDVDYVMQLLEGCGFLPHVGIDVLVEKCLVTISDNRVNMHNLIQDFGREIINERLSRLWEPWSIKSLLEDDEFKEERALETEDIEGISLDISNLLFDVKPTAFNNMLSLRLLKIYCSSYEKDSGLRLPKGLESLPNELRLLHWENYPLQSLPQDFDPCHLVELNLSSSQLQKLWEGTKNLKMLKMVKLCHSQQLTEIDDICKAQNIEKIDLQGCTKLQRFPATGHLQHLRVVNLSDCNEITNLPELSSNIEELHLQGTSIGELPVSILSLFKQAKLNRELSNLITNYSGVSSDLEDSLVRLIVPNPCKLVFLNMKYCSHLKRLPQMVDIESLQVLDLSGCSELEVIGGLPSNLKELYVNGTSIEELPQLPLSIEILNAHGCVSLISIPFDFKRLPRYYTFSNCFDLSPEEVSEFVENALDNVESIARECQQELSKSLAFSFTVPSPTSTYFTCDLQPGSSVMIQLNSSRRSTLGFAIFVQVSFSEDYQEASGFGISCVCRWKDNKCVSHWMEKSFHCWTPEEGLQMDHTFVFCDFNMHPSTCEENDDPSILAGLLVFEFFTLNKQEKILDESCTVKKCGVHVFTAASEDASSNITRPITSSNHQHKLFYQEVEQVLRVIYDDLDEKNINVFHYITSLFNDEDDDLLAALIASIGVRISYVPGVLASKYLLKISPRGISMLHGLLQKISREIAHKQSVDMASSSSSSSSSCIWKYDIFTSFSEEDDCSNKISHLLPKLECKMKRGKSVGPDLVKEIRESKGLIVVLSNNYVSSTRCLDELVEIMKCKEELAQTVVPIFYNVVPSDVREQAGHFGRVFDNTCMGKSEDEKQKWVQALTDVANIARVDAQKRDNEGKMKKNLRHPQTQPSTEAWAWGLGRACQFTGSFFTKESLPALLVSTFYKPWQSSRSILIRVGCAHSFKIIPSATGQILGVEYSNGGGEEIVFGTSPLQGLPGDFIYKIISLTSPRDAWNVASVSNFFASAAKDDKVWEGFLRPDYSSLIPQSISFSSKEQVYSYLCDHFLIEDGKKSDCFEAFSWFPIIKELLVREREWKRVFHAICEGTLDNMGRYSGAKRESIYKRFHLNRY